In Candidatus Margulisiibacteriota bacterium, the genomic stretch ATGGCAAACGCCCATCTTACAAACGCAAAAAGAGCAAAGAACGACGAGTTCTATACGCAGTACGACGACATTCAAAAAGAGATCGAAGCGTATGTGGAATATGACCCCGATGTATTCAAAGGCAAGGTTATTTACTGCAATTGCGACGATCCGTTTGAAAGCAATTTTGTCAAATTCTTCGCAAACAGGTTCAATGGTTACGGCATAAAAAAATTGGTGGCAACAAGCTATGTTGGCTCGCCAATTGCCCAGACAGAGTTGCAGTTTTCTATACCCGGAGAGATCAGAAGGAAAAAGGAACTGCCCGAAAAGAAAAGAAAAAAAGCATTTAAAATTGAGATCAATGAAGTGTCTGATCTCACAAAAGATGGCGTAATAAACCTGGATGATGTGAAGTATCTGTTAAAGCACGACAAAAATGCGTCTTCACTTTTGCATGGGGACGAAAAGTACACCGCCGGTGATTTTCGCAGCAAAGAATGTGTGGAGCTGCTAAGGAGATCCGACATTGTTGTAACAAATCCGCCGTTCAGTCTGTTTCGCGAATATGTCAAGCAGCTTTTTGATTACAATAAAAAGTTCGTCATTATCGGCAACATGAATGCGATCACCTATAAAGAAATATTCCCGCTGATCAAAAATAATAAGCTGTGGCTGGGAAATGGATTTAATGCTGGCAATGCATATTTCTTTACGCCAAATACGCGCGATTTTGCTTCCGGGGTTTACGATGAAAAAACAGGCCTAGTGAAATTTCGTAATGTTTGCTGGTTTACAAACCTTGATCACGGACGCCGTCATCAGCCGTTACCGCTTATGACTATGAAAGAAAATTTAAAATACAGTAAGCACAAAGAGGTTAAAGGAAAAAGAACCTATGATAGATATGATAATTACGATGCCATAGAAGTACCGTTTACTGATTCCATTCCGAGCGATTATTGTGGGGTAATGGGGGTGCCAATTAGTTTTCTTGACAAATACAATCCGGACCAGTTCGAGATTGTGAAATTCAGGCATGGTGACGATGGGAAAGACTTGAGATTAAAGGACGGTTCATGTCCATATTTTAGAGTTGTTATTAGACACAAGAAAAGAGGGAAATAACATGAAAGGGATTATTTACATAATGACAACAGCTGTGTCAGGCCTTATAAAAATCGGAAAGTCAGGCACAAAGAATTATTCGGAGCGAATGAGAGATTTGGAAGCCAATGGCTACTATAATGTGGCGGGATTAAAAAGGTTCTTTGCTATTGAACTTGAAGATTATGATGATAAAGAAGACCTTCTGCACGATATCTTCAAAAAACATCAGGTCGGAGAAAGCGAATTGTTCGCGCTTGATCAAGAGCTGTTGCAGCAACTTTTGCTCTCATTTAAGGGTAAGGTCATTTACCCTGAAAATGTTGATCAAGAAAAAGAGTTCGATATGATTTCACATGCTAGAAAAGAAAGCAGATTGTTCAATTTTTACAGGAAGGGCTTAAAAAACGGCGATATAGTGGTCTTTAAGGACGATGAAACGGTAACGGCCGCAGTTGTCGGAGAACGCGAAGTGGAATACGGCGGGCAGATTTGGAAATTGTCGCCTCTTACATATAAGCTTTATGAACAACGAGGTGAATTGAATAAGAGCGGAGCTTATGCCGGCGCGGACTATTTCAAATATAAAGGTAAGATATTGAGAAGTCTGCCGGATATCAATAGAACAGGGGAAATGACATGAAAACGACACTAAAAACCAATATTACAATCAAAGATATTTGTGAAGGGTTTGTCTATAACGAACTTGAAGGAAAAGGATTGTTTGGCTTGTCCGGCAAACTCACTATTCAGCCGGAATATCAGCGTAATTATATTTATGCGTCCGACGGCGGGAAGAAAGAGATCGCAGTTATTGAATCATTGCTCAAAGGTTACCCTATAGGTTTAATATACTTTAATAAAGTTTCTGACGATAAATTGGAAGTTCTGGACGGGCAACAGCGTATAACCAGTGCCGGGCGTTTTGTGACTGATAAATTTGCCATCAAGGATGAAAATGGTCTCGAACAATATTTTAGTGGCATGGCAAAAAACAAACAATCTACGATCCTTGAGACAAAACTGCTCATTTATGAATGTGAAGGGACAGAAAGCGAGATAAAAGAGTGGTTCAAGACAATAAACATTGCCGGTGTGCCGCTTAATGATCAGGAACTGCTAAATGCTGTATACTCCGGCCCATTTGTAACACTTGGCAAGGAAGAGTTCAGCAATAGCCAAAATGCCAACATCCAAAAATGGAGCTCATATGTAACTGGTAGTGCCAGCAGACAGCAGTTTATGGAGCGTGCGCTGGATTGGGTTAGTAAAGGCAATATTGGTGATTATATGAGTCGCCATCGATATGACAAGAATATTACTGAATTGAAAACATACTTCAACACTGTAATAGACTGGATCTCCGGCGTATTTACTGATGTGGAAAGCGAAATGCGCGGGCTCGAATGGGGACAGTTATACGAGAAGTATCATAAGAAAGCATATGATCCTGCTAAAGTGTCAGCACAGGTTCAAAAACTCTATGGTGACCCATATGTAAATAATCGTAGAGGAATATTTGAATATATACTTGGCGGCTCAACCGACACAAAATTGCTCGATGTCAGGGTCTTTGATGAGGCTGTCAAGAGATCTGTGTATGCAAAACAGACGGCTAAAGCCAAGAAAACCGGCAAATCAAATTGCCCTCATTGTGCCATTGGACATGATGCTAATAAGAGTAAAATGTGGAGTTATGCCGATATGGATGCCGACCATGTAGCGGCATGGAGTAAAGGCGGTAAAACAGCAGCTAAGAATTGCCAAATGCTCTGCAAGACGCATAATAGAGCAAAGGGGAATAGGTAAGGTTCCGTATTCATAAGTTGAGAAGGCAGATAAATGATAACGAGCAATAAACAAGCGTTGTTGTTAAATTTTGTTCAATCAGAAGGCCGCGTCTGTCCCATGCCAACATATTGGAATGGACTATATCAGATGCTGCCGGACTGCAAACAATTGCCTTCAGGTGGGTGGGAACCTGCTTTGCCTTTGATCTTGGCTGCATGGGGGGATACTCCGGCACTAATGAAGATGCTTAGATTGAAGGAACATATTGATTATGCAGCAGAAAAAGGTGTGCTGGATAAGGTTGACTCGTATTTAAGGGGGCTTAAACCCGATCAATGGGCGTATGGTGACGGGACCACTGAATGGGCAAAATATAAAAAGCAGAATATTTGAATATGAACCACAAACCTGCCCTTGTCCTCTCCGGCGGTTTCGTCAAAGGCGTCGCGCACATCAGCATTGCCGAAGAAATGAATGCGCGCGGGTATCGTGATGTCTGGAATTATTGTGTATTCAGCAGATCAAGGAATTCTTTATATTTGTCAGGATAACCTTCATTGGCTGACCATCTCATGATCTCTATAAGGTCCACCTTCTGCGATCTTGAAACCATGACCGCCTGGTCAAGAGATTGTCTGTCGTTCCAGTGAAAGAAGGCCGCGAGCCTGTCCTTGACGCTGTCAGTTGGACTTAATAGCTTGAGCACCCCTTTTTTTGTCCTGATCCGGGCTATATCTTTGACAGGTTCTTTGCCCACGGACAGGGGAGCCGGAACAAATTCGACAAAATATTTGCAGCCAACCTTTCTGAAATATTTTTCCGGCATGAGTTTAAAGCCGATTTCTTCCATGGCTGCCCCGATCTTTTTCTCATAGATGGTATCGGTGACAAAATCAAGGTCCCCCGAAATATACCTGTTATTTGTGTATAGAGTGACGCAGGCTCCGCCGGAGAGTACGGCTTCGATACCGTACCGCGAAAGAGAATGCGCAACAAGAACAGCAAGGTCTTTAAGAGGGAGATCCCCGTCTTCGTTTACCACAAAGGTTTTCCTGTCCTTCTTGGGCGCAGTCGGAGGTTGTAGCCTTTTTCTCTGTCTTTTTCCGGCAGGAACGAAAAAGCCTTCTCCAGCAGTTCCTTCACTTCATCAAGCAGCGCGTACCTGGGGTTGAAATAATAAAGCCTGGTCTTGCCTTTTATCTTGCTGACAAGCAGCCCTCCTTTTTCAAGCCGTTTGAACTGGTCCTGGACTGATTGAAGCCTTAGCCCGAATCTTGAGGATATGTTCCTGGCGTACACTTCTTTTTGCGTTAGGAGAGAGAAAAGGATCCTTTCGCTTACTTTGTTGCCGAATATAACTTCTAACATATCAGAAAAAATATTATCAAAAAGCACCAGGGATGTCAATGACCCGAAAAGCGTGTCATATGACCCGAAAACCGTGTCGGTTATTAAATGGTTCAAGTCCGGTTTTCCATGCTATAATTCCCGCAAATATATGAAATCCAAACTCGCCCTCGTCTTATCCGGCGGTTTCGTCAAAGGCGTCGCGCACATCAGCATTGCCGAAGAAATGAATAAAAGGGGATATGTCCCCGGTGTCTTTGTCGGGACCTCTATTGGCGCGGTGTTCTCTGTTCTTCTCGGCCTATATGACGACCCAAAGATGGTTAAGCGGATAACGCAGGATTTTGTCAAAAGCCATATATGGCCACAGCTTGTTTCAATAGATATATTCTCAAAAGCTGGCCTGTTCGAATCAAAAGAAGCGATTAAATTGATAGCAAAAGAAGCAGGATTTGCAGGGAAGACTTTTAAAGCACTTAAAAAGCCTGTTTATGTAACTTCAACAGACCTCAATACCGGAAAGCTCATAGTATTTGGTAAAGACAAGAACATGCTGCTGTCAGAAGCCTTAGAGGCCTCAATCTCTTTCCCTGTTATCTTCAAACCAAAGAAAATGCCCCTTCGACAAGCTCAGGGTAAAGTTAAAATGATGGCTTTGGCTGATGGCGGCATTCGCGAAAACTGTCCGATATCGGTTGCGGCAAAGATACCCGGAGTTAAAAGGATAGTAGCCTGCGATCTTGGCTACTGCGGACAATCAAAAGGCGACTTTAACAGGAAAAATGCGCTGGATGTGTTTATGCAATGCCTTGATCTAACGACTTCATTCTCCCAGATAAACCGGTATATCAATGATGAGGTGTTTATAAAGAACGAAATAGCGGTCAGGATAATCAATCCCGGCATATTCGATATCCTGCCGTTTGATTTTAAAGAGATACCCTCTATCATAAACAGGGCTTCAAAAACCGCAAAGAATATTTTTGGTCGATTCAAAACACCCGATAAGTTCTTCCGTTTCTGGAAATCAGACCCATTCAGGGAAGAATATATGACTGTTGAGCATATAGGGAGGAAAAAGACGAATGCGTTTGAGATTATAGACTTTTCATTAGCGAATGCGCCTGCCCGCTGAAGTACCGAACGAAGCGGAGGGGCGAAGGAGGGTTTGAGGCGATAGATTTTGGATAATGTCATGAAAAAAACAGACAATATCAGAATTGGGAATTATGAGTTTGATGTGTTTTATCAAAAAAACGGTGCGCGCAAGACGATTTTTGCAAAAGGCACCGACAGTCTTTACAAGTTTGCCGAAAAGATCATAAAGGAATTTGGATTTGCGTTGGACCATTGCTTTGGATTCTACGGCAGTTTTGAAAAATTGAGCAATTCATCAAAGGCGTATGAGCTTTTTGTTGATACCGGAGATGAACCGTTAAGCCAATATTCAAAAGGCGTTAAAAAGTCAAAAATTCATCAAGCGTTCACACAACCGGGCGAAATGATGTTATTCCTGTTCGATTACGGAGATAATCACAGGTTTGCGGTCAAATTGATGCATATACTGGCGGGGAAATTGCTAAAATAAAAACCCCCGTGACCCCGAGCTTGCCAAAGGGTGGGTACAGTTTATACTTACCCTTGAGATATCTACGACAGGCGGAGTCCAGAAAATGAACTGCTCCAACGCAGAAGGCATTTTCCGCATAATTCAATCAATCCTTTCGCCGAAAGCAGATCGAAGAATGATCTTTTGGGGCGAACCGGGTTTTTACACATTAAATCTAAAGCTCAAAATATCCCCGTCCTCAACTATATAATCCCTGCCCTTGAGGTGGAATTTGCCGGCCTCTTTTAGTTTTGCTTCGGAGCCGGCCTCTATCAGGTCGCCGTATTTGAACATCTCGGCCCTTACAAAACCTTTTTTGATGTCGGTGTGGATGGCGCCCCCGGCCTCGCCGGCGTCGCTGCCTTTTTTGATGGTCCAGGCCCTGACCTCGTCCTCTCCGACGGTAAAGAATGAGATAAGGCCCAGCGCCTCATAGGCGGCCCTGGTCATAACATTAACGGGAGGTTCGTCTATCTTCAATTCCTTCATGAATTCAAGGCGTTCTTCATCAGAGAGCTGTTTTAACTCCTGCTCTATCTCTATGGAAAGCAGGACGCCTTTGCCGCAAAATTCTTTTTCGATCCCGGCAACCAGGTCTTTGTCCGATAGTTTATTCTCCGAAACATTGCCGACAAAGATGTGAGGTTTCATCGTCAAAAGCTGCAGCGCCCCAAGGACTTTCAGCATTTCCTGCGAAAACCCTCCGTCCCTTACGGGGACCTCTTTTTCCAGCAGTTCCTTAGCCTTTTCCAGCACAACTTTTTCCTTTTCGATGTTCTCGCCGTGCTTTTTTTTCAGTTCCCTGGCTATATTTTCCAGCCTCTTTTCGACCGCCATCAGGTCGTAGATTATCAGTTCCGAAGAAAAACGCCTCGCGTCATCGATAAAGGAGTCTCCCTTTGCCACAAAGCACAGTTCATCTGCGTTCTTCATAAGAGACAGCATTTGTGTCTTTAAAGGGCCGGAAAGATCAAAATCGGGGAGGAGCTCATATTCAATTTTTGCGTATGAAGTCTTTTTTGGCTTATACAGTTCTATAAGTTTTGTTATCCGAGGATCAATGACCTCGCAAACGCCTTTAAAAACTTCCTGCGGTTTGCCGTCTATGGTTTCCTGCGGGATGGAGCAAAGCACCGAAAAGAGGTTCTTATGGCCGGAAAACGGGTAGCCGATCAGCGAAGCTTTCATAAAACCATTCTAACACATTGATAAAGATCTGCTCCGGGATGAAATTGCAGCGGATCTCCTTCGACAATATAGGGGTGCTTTAATGAGGATCGCGGCAAGAACTAAAGTAAATGATCTGTCGGGACAGAGCGCTTGGCATCTGATCTGTCCCGGCGCTATGAGCGTTCTGTATCAACGCATGATGTGGGACCGCATGCCGGAGCGCGGGCGCGTTTTGGAAATAGGCGCGGGCTGCGGCGCCCCGCTGCAGTTCTATACCGCAGAGCAGAGGGGCCGGGTCACTGCTCTTGATATTGACGGCAGAGCCCTGAAAACGCTGAAAAAGACATATCCCGAGGTGGAAACGCTTGTCTGCGATATCAGGGATATAAAAGCGGAGAGCTCAGCTTTTTCTGCCTGTATAGGTTCCAATGCCCTGTACCTTGCGACCTCTGAGGAACAGCTTGCCGGCGGTTTTTTTGAGATCGACAGGATATTGTCTGATAACGGCCGCATAGCTCATATAATGTCAGGACTGCCGGCCAATCTGCTCGAGGATTGGAGCCCGGATAACAAACCCGACCCCTCGGACCCCGAGTCGTACTGGAGGGCTTACCAAAAGATCAGCAGCACAATGGTAAAACTCCTAAAAGCTTCCGGCTACAGAGCACACTCAAGACTTGTCAGGACATCGGTCGCCAGGCCTTTGGAAGCTTTGAATGATGTTCAGCGGCAGCTTCTTCCGTTTACAGAAGAGCTGTATTCCGGCTTTTGCTTTGATATGTGTTTTGGTGTTGCCGCGGTCTCAAACCCTTCGGGTTGTGTCCCGGAAGGATATTACGAGGAATCGATGCTCGCCTATGTGCTTTTTGCGCAGAGACCGGGCCAGGGGACCCTGTCATCGGTGTTGGCCAGGATTTTTGACTTTGGCCGAACTATCAAACATGGTAGGTAAAAGCGCTCTTTTCCCAGAGTTTTTCGAGGGCGTATTTTTCTCGTTCCTGCCTTCCCATAACATGGGCAACCACACCGATAAGGTCAAGCACCATCCAGTTGGAATCCCTTTTGCCCTGCCATTTACCGTCCTTTATCCCTGCTTTTGAAAGCGCCTCATCGATGCCGTCGCGCAATGCCTGGACATGCGGGGAGGAATTGCCGCTGGCAAGCACCATATAATTGCACACGGAAGAGGTTTTTCTGATGTCTATTATTTCCAGGTCCAGCGCCTGTTTGTCCTGCGCGGCTTTGGCTATGAGGCTGGCTATAGCATTCGAGGAAAGGGCCTTAGTTCTGCCCGGTTTGGCCTTGAGCTTCACTTATCCTTCTTTCTTTCAAAAATCTTTCGACTATTGCCGGCACCCTGCTCATATCCGGTTCCAGATAGTAGACCCCGTCGATCTTGGTAGAATTGCCGGGCAGCTGGGCCATCATAATGTTGCCCATCTCATAAGCCTGGCGCGATACCGAGGCTATCCCCATTATCTGCGAGGCCGAAAGATTGGTCTCCACGCTTCCGGCAAAATCCATTATGATGTGGTAGGTCTGGCTGAGCCCCCTGGTCTTTGAGATCTGCTGTGCAACAGCGTCCAAAAACTTCTGCTGCCTTGATATCCTGCCAAAATCGGACTGGTTATCGTGCCTGAACCTGAGATAGCCGATAGCCTGCCGTCCCGAAAGCTTCTGGACCCCCGGCTTTAGGTCTATATGCAGGCCCCCGGCGTAGTCCACATAGTACATCCTTTTTTCCACATCAAGGGTGATCCCCCCCATGCGGTCTATCAGCTTTTCAAGACCGTCAAGATTTACCTTGATGTAATACTCGATAGGGACCTGTAAAAAGTTGGAGGTTGTCCTGCAGGCAAGGTCGGCCCCTCCAAAAGCATAGGCATGGTTTATTTTATCCAGCCGGACCCCGGGGATAACCACCAGCGTGTCCCTGGGTATGGAGATTATTCCAAGGCTTTTTGTTGCGGGATCAACATGCGCCACCATCACTGTGTCCGACCTTCTTACCCCGGCAGTGGCATCAACCCCCAGAAGAAGCACATTGGTGCTGGGCAGATTGTTCACGGTGGGGGACAGCGAGAACAGCATCTCAAAGGCCAGTATCCTTGTGACTATGAAAGCGGCAAAAAAGCCGAAACTGGCCGACATAGCCACCAGAAAAACAGGGATGACGACCATCCAGAACTTCCAGGCCCCACCTTTGCCGGGTGCCTGCTTGTGAGGGGCCATGGGGTCCGAGAAGTTTTCCATTATTTGTTCAGGTAATAATTCCTTGTCGTCAGGGTCTGTTCGAAGATGGGAGCTTTTCTTTCCAGAAGATATTTTATCATTTCTTCGGCGACGAGGGCAACAGTTTTATCAAGGTTCTGTTTTGCCAGACGGCGCAGCCTGCGCAGCCCGGGCCATTTGCGTCCCGGGGCTATATGGTCCGAGATATAGATGACCTTTTCCAGTCTTGACATGCCGGCCCTGCCGCTGGTGTGATGCTCTATCGCCTTTAAAACATCCCTGTCTTTGATGCCGAAGAGCTTTTTTGCCAGATGGGCGCTCACAAAGCTGTGAAAAAGATGGTAATGCCCCGAATCTTTCAGCCCGGGAGGAAGCCTCAGCCTTTTTGCGCTCCTTAAAAGAGACCCGCGTTCCATTCCCTTGGCGCAGTCGTGCAAAAGGCCGGCTGTTTTAGCCCTTTCGACGCTGACGCCGTGAATTGAGGCAAGGCGCGCAGCGGTCTTGGCAACGCTCAGGCTGTGCCTGTACCTGTCATGTCCTATCAGCGTCCTGAGCTTTTTCTTTAAGGCCTCTTTGTCCATGCAGTTCAAATATAGCGCAACTTGAGGGCTTAAGCAATGATATAATGTGTCTTGAAAATGAAAAAGACCGTTGCGCTCATACTTGCCGCGGGCAAGGGCACCAGGATGAACTCGGACAAGCCTAAGGTCCTTCACACCCTCTGCGGAGCTCCTATCCTCAACTATGTGCTGGAGGCGGTCAACGCGCTTCATCTAAGGGATGCCTACATTATTGTAGGCCACAAGGCCGACCTGGTAATGAAAAAGTACAAGCACCTAGACCTTAACTTTATAGAGCAAAAAGAGCAGCTTGGCACCGGGCACGCGGTGATGCAGGCCGAAAAGGTCTTAAAGGACAGGGACCTTACCGTTCTGGTCATAAACGGGGACATGCCCTTTATAAAAAGCACCACGCTTAAGCAGCTGGTAGAGCTTCACCGCTCAAAAAAAGCTTCTGCTACGGTCCTTACAGCCTGCGTGGAGGACCCCGCCGGATACGGCAGGATAATCAGGGATTTAGGCAGGGACGTGGAAAAGATAGTGGAGCAAAAGGACGGCAGTCTTGGGGAACTTGAAGTAAAAGAGATAAATACGGGCACCTATTGCTTTGAGAACGCTGATCTTGCCGAGGCTCTGCAGCAGGTACGGCCCGAGAATTCGCAGCACGAATACTACCTGACCGATGTCATCAGCATCCTGCGCAAAAAAGGCAAAAAGGTGGCCGCGCTGTGCGTGGAAGAGCCCTTTGAGGCCATGGGGATCAACTGCAGAGAGCATCTTGAGGAAGCCGAAAAAAGGCTGAAAGCCGGCAAAAAAAAGCCGTTCGTGGTATAATCTGCCGTAAAGGCAAGGCATGAAAAAACTTCTTCTTTTTTCAAAGGACAAAGGTCTGCTGCAGTACCTGGAAAGCGGACTCGACAGGAGCCAGTACAAGGTAGAGCTTTTTGAGGCGCTGTCGGAGGCGGCGGACCACATTAGGCAAAAACTGTCCGACATAGCTCTTATTGACGCCGACGGCCAGGAGCTTGCTCCAGATGAGATCTTCAGATCTTTTAAGAACATCGCGCCAAGGCTCAAGGCAATAGTCCTTAGCTCTACAAAGGATGTTTCGCAGGCCGTTTCTTCCATAAAAGCCGGGGTCTTTGACTTTTTGGCAAAACCTGTTTCTTTAGAGTCCCTTAGAACGGCCGTTGACAGCGCTTTTATCTCTAGGCTGCCAAAAAACCGGGCTGGCCTGTTTTCGGAGGAACTATGGCTAAAAGGCTCGGGCCAATCCATTACGGATTTTACCTGCCTTATGGCAGAGGCCGCGCAGACCGAAAAAGATGCCGTGATACTTTTTCCTAAGGGAGCCCCGGCAGTCCGCGCCGCAGGCCTCCTCCACAGCGCGGGATTTAACAAGAACCGAAGGCTTGCGGTAATGGACCTTGCCGATTATTCGAGGCAGGACAGCGAGGCGGCATTCTGGACAGCCTTAAAGGACCATTTTGCCCAAAAGGAGGCCTCAAAGGAAGAAGGAGGCGAAGACCTGGCCGGGACAGTGTTCCTCAACAATTTTGACAGGACAAGCGACCACTTTAGGAAGCTGCTGCTTGATCATCTGATAAGCCGCAGGGACCAGCGCTGCGACAGGTCTGTAAAAGCCGTACTGGGAGCACGGGCGCTTTCCGAGGAAGAAAAAGAAAAGGTCTCAAAGATATTTGATATCATCTGTATCCCGCCGCTTATGGAGCGCAAAGAGGACCTGCCCGTGCTTGTTCAGGCCTACGCGGATGGTTTTGCCCAAAAATACGGCAAGACGGTGAAGGGCTTTTCCAAAGAAGCGCTTTCCTTTTTGCTGGACCACGACTGGCCCGGCAATTATGCCGAGATGGAGGCCCTTATCGAGAACGCGGTGCTTTTGTGCCGCGGCGAGTTCATTGAATACGGCGACCTTATGGCGGACCTGCAGATGCTTACCGGGATCTGCGCAAAGAGAGCGCTTTTATCCGGCAGGTGGGAGCTCTCAAAGGCCAGAGAGCTTTTTGACAGAAGTTTAATAGAAACGCTTATACTGGGCTGCGAAAATGACCTTGACAGGACAGCCGCGCTTTTAGACCTGCCCAAGACCGTGCTTTTGGAAAAAATGAGTGAACTCAACCTCAAGACAGAAATCTAATCCCGGGGCTGCGCGACCCTGAACGGATACCAATTAATCGTAAGATCACTAAAAAGTCCGCCGATTATTAGGCACAGTTCTGAATTGGGGGATATGGTCTCGAATACTGCCAATAATAGGCCGTGATAATATACCGCCTTTGCTCATATCATATGAGCCGGTAGGGTTTTTCGCATCGTAACCAATTTTCCTTTCCCCAAAAAAGAACCACAACGAATTATTTGCCATGCTATCTAGATTTTTCCATGAAACAGAGGATATGCCTCCTTCTTCATCAAATGTGAATCCCGCTAAATTGGTAGACACATCCGGCGCCAGTATGTGTTTTGCCTGAGGGAATATATCCCTGAATGCATTTGGCAGATTGACCTGCCCCCCCCTGCCTTGTGCGCCGTAGCAGGTTACAAATACTACTCTTCCGTTATCCGAGAGACAGTTTGAAATTCCTTCGTTAAGCAGCTGGTCTTTATCTCCAAGGTCTAGATAGAAGTGTTCGAGTTCATCAGGTGTTCGTCCTATTTCTGTCGTATCGGGTCTGTCCAGCTCCAAGTGAGAGCCTCCGGCGCCATGACCTCCTATGATTATTTGGTATGCCGGGGTTTTGCCTTTTTGAGTGCAATTCTTTAGGGCGTCAATCAGTTCTATATCGGTAGAGCACTCGTAGTATACTACGGCATATTCCTCCCCTGTCTTTGCCCTTTGATCGCACAACTGGGAAAGAGCATCATTCTGCGATGTAAAAGCAAAATTGCTGTCATCAACCGGATAAAGAACAACGGTCTTTAATCCGCTTTCGGCAATGTTCTTTCTGTTCCTGATGATCTTTTCAAGATCGCTATAATAAAACCGTTCTGGCCAGCGGATATTCAATTCTTTAAGGTCTTTTAGCAGGTCTCTAACCTTTTGTGGGAGGTCTTGATCATTGATCAAGTGCTGAAATATTTCGCCGTCTTTCAGCCTTAATAAGCCGCCGATCACTTTCAGGCACGCGGATTGATATGCTTTGTCGTCATTGTCGAACATCTTTGAAAGCATTCCTTTAATGCAGCTCAAAGCCTTTTCACTTCCTGATCCGGCAAGCTTTACAAGGATGTCAACAAGAAAAATCTGTAACTTCCCGGGAGATTCAGAGAGAATCTCTTTTTCTAACCACGCGACCCGATTTTCAAGTTTTTTCAGCAATTCGCCGGTGTCATGTTGTATCGCATCGGCAAATATTTGTGCTATAGCTAATTTATGCAAATGGGTTAATTTCTCATCCGTTGGCATATCACTTTTCAGGCTGTCAAAAAGAACATCCTCAAATACTGCTATTTCTTTTGCGCCTCTGGCTGGATCTTCTTTTGTCAGATAAAAAAGAGACTCGATCAAAGAATAGAGAATCCTATGGTTCGGAGTATTCTTTAATCCTGTCCAGACAAATTCGATCGCGGCGGCATCTCCAGTTCTGATCGCGGCTATAATGATGCTTTTTTCAGCCATTTGTTGGATTTCCGGTCCGACATTCGGATGTCCGGATTCTCCGATAAGAATGATGGTAGCCCTATTATTGCCTTTTCTCGCGGCATGAGCCA encodes the following:
- a CDS encoding adenine-specific methyltransferase EcoRI family protein, encoding MANAHLTNAKRAKNDEFYTQYDDIQKEIEAYVEYDPDVFKGKVIYCNCDDPFESNFVKFFANRFNGYGIKKLVATSYVGSPIAQTELQFSIPGEIRRKKELPEKKRKKAFKIEINEVSDLTKDGVINLDDVKYLLKHDKNASSLLHGDEKYTAGDFRSKECVELLRRSDIVVTNPPFSLFREYVKQLFDYNKKFVIIGNMNAITYKEIFPLIKNNKLWLGNGFNAGNAYFFTPNTRDFASGVYDEKTGLVKFRNVCWFTNLDHGRRHQPLPLMTMKENLKYSKHKEVKGKRTYDRYDNYDAIEVPFTDSIPSDYCGVMGVPISFLDKYNPDQFEIVKFRHGDDGKDLRLKDGSCPYFRVVIRHKKRGK
- a CDS encoding DUF933 domain-containing protein, coding for MKASLIGYPFSGHKNLFSVLCSIPQETIDGKPQEVFKGVCEVIDPRITKLIELYKPKKTSYAKIEYELLPDFDLSGPLKTQMLSLMKNADELCFVAKGDSFIDDARRFSSELIIYDLMAVEKRLENIARELKKKHGENIEKEKVVLEKAKELLEKEVPVRDGGFSQEMLKVLGALQLLTMKPHIFVGNVSENKLSDKDLVAGIEKEFCGKGVLLSIEIEQELKQLSDEERLEFMKELKIDEPPVNVMTRAAYEALGLISFFTVGEDEVRAWTIKKGSDAGEAGGAIHTDIKKGFVRAEMFKYGDLIEAGSEAKLKEAGKFHLKGRDYIVEDGDILSFRFNV
- a CDS encoding patatin-like phospholipase family protein encodes the protein MKSKLALVLSGGFVKGVAHISIAEEMNKRGYVPGVFVGTSIGAVFSVLLGLYDDPKMVKRITQDFVKSHIWPQLVSIDIFSKAGLFESKEAIKLIAKEAGFAGKTFKALKKPVYVTSTDLNTGKLIVFGKDKNMLLSEALEASISFPVIFKPKKMPLRQAQGKVKMMALADGGIRENCPISVAAKIPGVKRIVACDLGYCGQSKGDFNRKNALDVFMQCLDLTTSFSQINRYINDEVFIKNEIAVRIINPGIFDILPFDFKEIPSIINRASKTAKNIFGRFKTPDKFFRFWKSDPFREEYMTVEHIGRKKTNAFEIIDFSLANAPAR
- a CDS encoding DUF262 domain-containing protein, whose translation is MKTTLKTNITIKDICEGFVYNELEGKGLFGLSGKLTIQPEYQRNYIYASDGGKKEIAVIESLLKGYPIGLIYFNKVSDDKLEVLDGQQRITSAGRFVTDKFAIKDENGLEQYFSGMAKNKQSTILETKLLIYECEGTESEIKEWFKTINIAGVPLNDQELLNAVYSGPFVTLGKEEFSNSQNANIQKWSSYVTGSASRQQFMERALDWVSKGNIGDYMSRHRYDKNITELKTYFNTVIDWISGVFTDVESEMRGLEWGQLYEKYHKKAYDPAKVSAQVQKLYGDPYVNNRRGIFEYILGGSTDTKLLDVRVFDEAVKRSVYAKQTAKAKKTGKSNCPHCAIGHDANKSKMWSYADMDADHVAAWSKGGKTAAKNCQMLCKTHNRAKGNR
- a CDS encoding winged helix-turn-helix domain-containing protein, with amino-acid sequence MNHLITDTVFGSYDTLFGSLTSLVLFDNIFSDMLEVIFGNKVSERILFSLLTQKEVYARNISSRFGLRLQSVQDQFKRLEKGGLLVSKIKGKTRLYYFNPRYALLDEVKELLEKAFSFLPEKDREKGYNLRLRPRRTGKPLW
- a CDS encoding GIY-YIG nuclease family protein, with protein sequence MKGIIYIMTTAVSGLIKIGKSGTKNYSERMRDLEANGYYNVAGLKRFFAIELEDYDDKEDLLHDIFKKHQVGESELFALDQELLQQLLLSFKGKVIYPENVDQEKEFDMISHARKESRLFNFYRKGLKNGDIVVFKDDETVTAAVVGEREVEYGGQIWKLSPLTYKLYEQRGELNKSGAYAGADYFKYKGKILRSLPDINRTGEMT
- a CDS encoding class I SAM-dependent methyltransferase, with protein sequence MRIAARTKVNDLSGQSAWHLICPGAMSVLYQRMMWDRMPERGRVLEIGAGCGAPLQFYTAEQRGRVTALDIDGRALKTLKKTYPEVETLVCDIRDIKAESSAFSACIGSNALYLATSEEQLAGGFFEIDRILSDNGRIAHIMSGLPANLLEDWSPDNKPDPSDPESYWRAYQKISSTMVKLLKASGYRAHSRLVRTSVARPLEALNDVQRQLLPFTEELYSGFCFDMCFGVAAVSNPSGCVPEGYYEESMLAYVLFAQRPGQGTLSSVLARIFDFGRTIKHGR